A single Pseudomonas putida DNA region contains:
- a CDS encoding LOG family protein: MPYQSNEHLFNHFRDHNIDLSNIDQQLQLVAPDSPNLPLYRDMMLTVLRMAHDDSDRWNAKITLQALRELDHSFRMLQRYRGRRKVTVFGSARTPVEHPMYALARELGATLARSELMVITGAGGGIMAAAHEGAGSDHSLGFNITLPFEQHANATVDGTDKLLPFHFFFIRKLFFVKEADALVLCPGGFGTLDEALEVLTLIQTGKSPLVPVVLLDSPGGTFWRDCLAFISHQLEENRYILPSDLKLLRLVHSADEAVEEINQFYSNYHSSRWLKNQFVIRMHHRLSEAALHDIQEGFADLRLSGRYHQHADSGAEHEVGNFSHLTRLTFAFNGRDQGRLRELVDFINLPENWAKPEPMHTTQRAREALKVS, from the coding sequence ATGCCTTATCAATCGAATGAACACCTGTTCAATCACTTCAGGGATCACAACATCGACCTGAGCAACATCGACCAGCAACTGCAACTGGTCGCACCGGACAGCCCCAACCTGCCGCTGTACCGCGACATGATGCTCACGGTCTTGCGCATGGCCCATGACGACAGCGACCGCTGGAACGCCAAGATCACCTTGCAGGCCCTGCGCGAACTGGACCACTCGTTCCGCATGCTGCAGCGCTACCGGGGGCGACGCAAAGTCACCGTGTTCGGCTCGGCACGCACCCCCGTGGAACACCCGATGTACGCCCTGGCTCGCGAGCTGGGGGCAACACTCGCCCGCTCCGAGCTGATGGTCATTACCGGGGCCGGCGGCGGCATCATGGCGGCGGCCCACGAAGGCGCCGGCAGTGATCATAGCCTGGGCTTCAACATCACCCTGCCTTTCGAGCAGCACGCCAATGCCACGGTGGATGGTACCGACAAGCTGCTGCCCTTCCACTTCTTCTTCATTCGCAAGCTGTTCTTCGTCAAGGAAGCAGATGCCTTGGTGCTCTGCCCCGGTGGCTTCGGCACCCTGGATGAAGCGCTAGAAGTTTTGACGCTGATCCAAACCGGCAAAAGCCCGCTGGTGCCGGTGGTACTGCTGGACTCACCGGGTGGCACGTTCTGGCGCGATTGCCTGGCGTTCATCAGCCACCAGCTCGAGGAAAACCGCTACATCCTGCCAAGCGACCTGAAACTGCTGCGTCTGGTGCACAGCGCCGATGAAGCCGTTGAGGAAATCAACCAGTTCTACAGCAACTATCACTCCAGTCGCTGGCTGAAGAACCAGTTCGTGATCCGCATGCACCATCGGCTCAGCGAGGCCGCACTGCATGACATCCAGGAGGGGTTTGCCGACCTGCGCCTGAGTGGCCGTTATCACCAACACGCCGATAGCGGCGCCGAACACGAGGTGGGCAATTTCAGCCATTTGACGCGGCTGACCTTTGCCTTCAATGGTCGTGACCAGGGGCGACTACGGGAGTTGGTCGACTTCATCAACCTGCCGGAAAACTGGGCCAAGCCAGAGCCGATGCATACCACCCAGCGGGCGCGGGAGGCACTGAAGGTCAGTTGA
- the recX gene encoding recombination regulator RecX: MSAVLDTPVAVRRTAMDLLARREHGRVELTRKLRQRGAPDELIEPALDRLAEEGLLSEARYLESFIRYRSGAGYGPARIREELGQRGLNRSDIEQALRESEVDWAALLRDTWQRKFAGPRPQDPRSRAQQTRFLAYRGFPMDMIGRLLSGRDLDDY; the protein is encoded by the coding sequence ATGTCCGCCGTACTCGACACCCCCGTCGCCGTCAGGCGGACAGCCATGGACCTGCTCGCGCGCCGCGAGCATGGTCGCGTCGAGCTGACGCGCAAGTTGCGTCAGCGCGGTGCCCCGGATGAACTGATCGAGCCTGCGCTCGATCGGCTCGCCGAAGAAGGGCTACTTAGCGAAGCCCGCTATCTCGAGAGCTTTATCAGATACCGTTCCGGTGCCGGCTATGGTCCTGCGCGCATTCGCGAGGAGCTTGGTCAGCGCGGGCTGAACCGAAGTGATATCGAACAGGCCCTGCGTGAAAGCGAAGTGGACTGGGCGGCACTTTTGCGGGATACCTGGCAACGCAAATTCGCGGGGCCGCGCCCCCAAGATCCACGAAGTCGCGCCCAGCAGACCCGCTTCCTTGCCTACCGCGGTTTCCCCATGGACATGATCGGCCGCCTACTCAGTGGCCGGGATCTGGACGATTACTAA
- the recA gene encoding recombinase RecA — translation MDDNKKRALAAALGQIERQFGKGAVMRMGDHERQGIPAISTGSLGLDIALGIGGLPKGRIVEIYGPESSGKTTLTLSVIAEAQKNGATCAFVDAEHALDPEYAGKLGVNVDDLLVSQPDTGEQALEITDMLVRSNAVDVIIVDSVAALVPKAEIEGEMGDMHVGLQARLMSQALRKITGNIKNANCLVIFINQIRMKIGVMFGSPETTTGGNALKFYASVRLDIRRTGAVKEGDEVVGSETRVKIVKNKVSPPFRQAEFQILYGKGIYRNGEIIDLGVSQGLVEKSGAWYAYQGNKIGQGKANAAKYLQENPAVGAEIEKQIREKLLKAGAVAEAGKAAAADANADDVADADAGY, via the coding sequence ATGGACGACAACAAGAAGCGCGCCTTGGCTGCGGCCCTGGGTCAAATCGAACGCCAATTCGGCAAAGGCGCGGTCATGCGCATGGGCGACCACGAGCGCCAGGGTATCCCGGCCATTTCCACCGGCTCCCTGGGCCTGGACATCGCGCTCGGCATCGGTGGTCTGCCAAAAGGCCGTATCGTCGAAATCTACGGCCCGGAGTCCTCGGGTAAAACCACGCTGACCCTGTCGGTCATCGCCGAAGCCCAGAAGAACGGCGCTACTTGCGCCTTCGTCGACGCCGAACACGCCCTCGACCCTGAATACGCCGGTAAGCTGGGCGTCAACGTCGACGACCTGCTGGTTTCGCAGCCGGACACCGGCGAACAGGCCCTGGAAATCACCGACATGCTGGTGCGCTCCAACGCCGTTGACGTGATCATCGTCGACTCCGTGGCTGCACTGGTACCGAAGGCCGAGATCGAAGGCGAAATGGGCGACATGCACGTCGGCCTGCAGGCCCGTCTAATGTCCCAGGCGCTGCGCAAAATCACCGGTAACATCAAGAACGCCAACTGCCTGGTTATCTTCATCAACCAGATCCGTATGAAAATTGGCGTGATGTTCGGTAGCCCGGAAACCACCACTGGTGGTAACGCCCTGAAGTTCTACGCCTCGGTGCGCCTGGACATCCGCCGTACCGGCGCGGTCAAGGAAGGCGACGAGGTGGTGGGCAGCGAAACCCGCGTCAAGATCGTCAAGAACAAGGTCTCGCCTCCGTTCCGTCAGGCCGAGTTCCAGATCCTCTACGGCAAGGGTATCTACCGCAACGGCGAAATCATCGACCTGGGTGTTTCCCAAGGCTTGGTGGAGAAGTCTGGTGCCTGGTATGCCTATCAAGGCAACAAGATCGGCCAGGGCAAGGCTAACGCGGCCAAGTACCTGCAAGAAAACCCTGCTGTTGGCGCCGAGATCGAGAAGCAGATTCGCGAGAAGCTGCTCAAGGCCGGTGCTGTAGCCGAGGCCGGCAAGGCCGCTGCTGCTGACGCCAACGCAGACGACGTAGCCGACGCCGACGCCGGTTATTGA
- a CDS encoding CinA family protein — protein MDPITVLSTRLGEHLRRFNAQVTTAESCTGGGIAEAITRVPGSSAWFEVGYVTYSNAQKTRQLNVPVALFAEVGAVSQEVVESMVRGAQAASGARFAVAVSGVAGPDGGSPAKPVGTVWLAWADGSHVSSERRHFDGDREAVRRQTVIAALDGLLQLGAE, from the coding sequence ATGGACCCGATCACCGTTCTCTCCACCCGCCTCGGCGAACACCTGCGCCGCTTCAACGCCCAGGTGACCACTGCCGAATCCTGCACCGGCGGTGGCATCGCCGAGGCCATTACCCGTGTACCTGGCAGCTCGGCCTGGTTCGAGGTCGGTTACGTGACCTATTCCAATGCCCAGAAAACCCGCCAGCTGAACGTGCCCGTGGCGCTGTTCGCCGAAGTGGGCGCGGTCAGCCAGGAAGTGGTCGAGTCCATGGTCCGGGGTGCCCAGGCCGCCAGCGGCGCACGCTTTGCCGTTGCCGTCAGTGGCGTGGCCGGGCCGGACGGCGGTTCGCCGGCCAAACCGGTAGGGACGGTGTGGCTCGCCTGGGCCGACGGCAGCCACGTGAGCAGCGAGCGCCGGCACTTCGACGGTGACCGCGAAGCCGTGCGCCGACAGACGGTGATCGCCGCGTTAGACGGCTTGTTACAGCTTGGTGCCGAGTAA
- a CDS encoding lysis system i-spanin subunit Rz translates to MLLLLSAALAWQVQGWRCGRQLVQLAQVQADAEAARLLAERGQRQALEQRLEDSETLHFKELADAQQFQARLRDRLATADLRLSVLVERSTVCNAVPAAASAGSVDHATVRAGLEPAHARRIIAITDEGDRGLIALRACQDYVRALRP, encoded by the coding sequence TTGTTGTTGCTGCTGTCTGCAGCGTTGGCCTGGCAGGTACAGGGCTGGCGCTGCGGGCGGCAACTGGTGCAGCTGGCGCAAGTACAGGCCGATGCCGAGGCTGCCCGGCTGCTCGCCGAGCGCGGGCAGCGTCAAGCACTTGAGCAACGCCTGGAAGACAGTGAAACCCTTCATTTCAAGGAGCTTGCCGATGCGCAACAGTTTCAGGCTCGCCTGCGTGATCGCCTTGCTACTGCCGATCTGCGCCTGTCGGTCCTGGTCGAGCGGAGCACCGTCTGCAATGCAGTGCCGGCCGCCGCCAGCGCCGGCAGCGTGGATCATGCAACCGTACGCGCCGGACTTGAGCCGGCGCATGCTCGACGAATTATCGCCATCACCGATGAAGGGGACCGGGGGTTGATTGCGTTGCGGGCTTGTCAGGATTATGTGCGTGCCTTGCGGCCTTGA
- a CDS encoding glycoside hydrolase family 19 protein yields MLTETQLLQILPNTRPVAGVFLSALNATLPRWEIDNPKRVAAFIAQVGHESGQFRYVKELGSDRYLARYDTGNLALRLGNTPQADGDGQLYCGRGLIQVTGRNNYQACSRALFGDERLLAQPQLLEQPRWACESAAWFWHSRGLNALADRGEFNRITRHINGGLNGLEDRLKLWARAREVLC; encoded by the coding sequence ATGCTCACTGAAACGCAATTGCTACAGATTCTGCCGAACACCCGCCCCGTTGCGGGCGTTTTTCTTTCGGCACTGAATGCCACCCTGCCGCGCTGGGAGATCGACAACCCCAAGCGTGTGGCGGCGTTCATTGCCCAGGTCGGCCATGAGTCCGGCCAGTTCCGCTACGTGAAGGAACTCGGCAGTGACCGCTACCTGGCGCGCTATGACACTGGCAACCTGGCTTTGCGCCTGGGCAATACGCCGCAGGCCGATGGCGATGGCCAGTTGTACTGCGGGCGCGGCCTGATCCAGGTCACCGGGCGCAATAACTACCAGGCCTGCAGCCGTGCGCTGTTCGGCGACGAGCGCCTGCTGGCGCAACCACAATTGCTAGAGCAGCCGCGCTGGGCCTGCGAGTCGGCGGCGTGGTTCTGGCACTCGCGTGGGCTTAATGCCCTGGCTGACCGTGGTGAGTTCAACCGAATCACGCGCCATATCAATGGTGGGCTCAATGGCCTGGAGGATCGTCTCAAGCTCTGGGCACGGGCGCGCGAGGTGTTGTGTTGA
- a CDS encoding phage late control D family protein, translated as MQPVFRIQADGKDITALINDRLLLLRTTDKPGMESDDFELRIDARDGAVALPARGALIEVHLGYAGQPLTRLGRYTVDEVELSGPPDTLVIRGKASDLRGSGRSIRSGSWEAVPVQRIVAEIGARNGWQAVCPVLIQVPRVDQCNESDFNFITRLARQYDCTAKLADGQLLVLPRQSGQSASGKSLGVVGIARNEVSQWHFRLDDKAARRAVRTRHLDIASGESKTIELVNEEAVDGQRPVHTDRHLYPNRAAAEQAARARLASFNRDTAQVRLDLPGRTDLFAERSIDLLGFVDGLDGQYQIDSVEQVFTSSGWRTTVQGNGGKTGKVKAKGAAPRRQAATRA; from the coding sequence ATGCAACCGGTATTTCGCATCCAGGCCGATGGCAAGGACATTACTGCGTTGATCAACGACCGACTGTTGCTGCTGCGTACCACCGACAAACCGGGCATGGAATCGGATGACTTCGAGCTGCGCATCGACGCGCGCGATGGCGCCGTGGCGTTGCCGGCGCGCGGCGCACTGATCGAGGTGCATCTGGGTTACGCCGGCCAGCCGCTGACCCGGCTGGGGCGTTACACCGTTGACGAGGTCGAACTGTCTGGCCCACCCGATACCCTGGTGATTCGCGGCAAGGCCAGTGACTTGCGTGGCAGCGGCAGGAGTATTCGCAGTGGCAGCTGGGAGGCCGTGCCTGTGCAGCGCATTGTCGCCGAGATCGGCGCGCGTAATGGTTGGCAAGCGGTCTGCCCGGTGCTCATTCAGGTGCCACGGGTCGATCAGTGCAACGAGTCGGATTTCAACTTCATCACGCGCCTGGCCCGCCAGTACGACTGTACCGCCAAACTCGCCGACGGGCAGCTACTGGTGCTGCCGCGCCAGTCAGGGCAGAGCGCCAGCGGCAAATCCTTGGGCGTGGTCGGTATCGCCCGCAACGAGGTCAGCCAGTGGCATTTTCGCCTGGACGATAAAGCTGCGCGCCGAGCCGTGCGCACTCGTCATCTGGACATCGCCAGTGGTGAGTCGAAAACCATCGAGCTGGTCAACGAGGAGGCCGTTGACGGCCAGCGGCCGGTGCACACCGACCGCCACCTTTATCCCAACCGCGCGGCTGCCGAACAGGCGGCCAGGGCACGCCTGGCCAGCTTCAACCGCGACACTGCCCAGGTGCGCCTGGACCTGCCGGGGCGTACCGACCTGTTCGCCGAACGCAGCATCGACCTGTTGGGTTTCGTCGATGGCCTCGACGGGCAATACCAGATCGATTCGGTGGAGCAGGTGTTCACCAGCTCGGGCTGGCGCACCACGGTGCAGGGCAATGGCGGCAAGACGGGCAAGGTAAAAGCGAAGGGGGCAGCGCCCCGCCGGCAGGCCGCTACCAGGGCTTGA
- a CDS encoding tail protein X → MDKTCKTSEGDVLDTLCHHYYGHLDGSVEAVLQANQGLADEAQPFRSGVTIRLPTLAPAAANVVQLWD, encoded by the coding sequence ATGGACAAGACCTGCAAAACGTCTGAGGGGGACGTGCTCGATACCCTCTGCCACCACTATTACGGGCATCTCGACGGTAGCGTCGAGGCGGTGTTGCAAGCCAACCAGGGGCTTGCCGATGAGGCCCAGCCGTTTCGCAGTGGTGTGACGATCCGCTTGCCGACGCTGGCGCCGGCTGCGGCCAACGTCGTGCAGCTGTGGGACTGA
- a CDS encoding phage tail protein, whose protein sequence is MTYLEQLQGGLHALVKAGEEGRRRADAMLDPMNQAVGHAREAAAELEALPWIGPEIGKRLQRTMRAIDSAKQRVDKVIAKYDQTLDVVRKVRDRVDAFAEHLGKAGAAIRRVIGDARSVASGVLSTFGFAPDVTPAAEAIKPFPHLLVLQPLKANAAPYYFNLDTAAFDQLRRQTRFRWAGQERLSRENAQQAVSLGEESISIRGAIFPGFKGGLGQLQALRGIGRQLLPLSLTTGYGEVLGTWCLTSIEEEQGALLAGGIPRKQGFSLEFVSYGQDLQNV, encoded by the coding sequence ATGACCTACCTGGAACAGTTGCAAGGCGGCTTGCATGCACTGGTCAAGGCGGGCGAGGAGGGGCGTCGGCGTGCCGACGCCATGCTCGACCCGATGAACCAGGCGGTCGGCCACGCCAGGGAGGCGGCCGCCGAGCTCGAAGCCCTGCCCTGGATCGGCCCGGAAATCGGCAAGCGCCTGCAACGCACGATGCGCGCCATCGATTCGGCCAAGCAGCGTGTCGACAAGGTGATTGCCAAGTATGACCAGACCCTCGACGTGGTGCGCAAGGTACGCGACCGCGTCGATGCCTTCGCCGAACACCTGGGCAAGGCCGGAGCGGCCATCCGGCGAGTGATCGGCGATGCCCGTTCGGTCGCCAGTGGTGTGCTTTCGACCTTCGGTTTCGCGCCGGATGTTACCCCGGCGGCAGAAGCGATCAAGCCGTTCCCGCACCTGCTGGTTCTGCAGCCACTCAAGGCCAACGCTGCACCGTACTACTTCAACCTCGACACCGCCGCTTTCGACCAGCTGCGCCGGCAAACCCGATTCCGTTGGGCCGGGCAAGAGCGCCTGAGCCGCGAGAACGCCCAACAGGCAGTGAGCCTGGGCGAAGAAAGCATCAGTATCCGTGGTGCGATCTTCCCTGGTTTCAAGGGTGGGTTGGGCCAGCTGCAGGCGCTGCGCGGTATCGGCCGGCAGCTGCTGCCGCTGTCGCTGACCACCGGTTATGGCGAAGTGCTCGGTACCTGGTGCCTGACCAGCATCGAGGAAGAGCAGGGCGCCTTGCTGGCCGGCGGCATTCCCCGCAAACAAGGATTCTCACTGGAGTTCGTCAGTTATGGACAAGACCTGCAAAACGTCTGA
- a CDS encoding phage tail assembly protein, with product MAQAKKQPQWLTLSADRVTVRLSRPSEANGVQVDSLSLRAPTVRDIRNAQAGGAADDEQRELNLFASLAEVGIKDLEGLALKDYGRLQSGYFRLVQDDEL from the coding sequence ATGGCTCAAGCGAAAAAGCAGCCGCAATGGCTGACCCTGAGTGCCGACCGCGTCACTGTGCGCCTGTCGCGCCCCAGCGAGGCCAACGGCGTCCAGGTCGACAGCCTGTCGCTGCGGGCGCCGACCGTGCGCGATATCCGCAATGCCCAGGCCGGTGGTGCGGCTGATGACGAGCAGCGCGAACTTAACCTGTTCGCGTCGCTGGCCGAGGTTGGCATCAAGGACCTCGAAGGCCTTGCCCTGAAGGACTATGGCCGCCTGCAAAGCGGCTATTTTCGCCTGGTGCAGGACGACGAACTTTGA
- a CDS encoding phage major tail tube protein, with protein MAMIPETLANLNLFVDGVSFQGDVPSLTLPKLTLKMEEHRPGGMDMPVEMDLGMEKQEAAFTTTGVRREALKFFGLADGSGFNGTFRGAFKGLKGKINPVVVTLRGTLKEIDMGDWKSGDKAEIKHSVGLTYYKLEVDGRLIYEIDALGMKRVIDGVDQLAAQRAALGL; from the coding sequence ATGGCAATGATTCCCGAAACCCTGGCCAACCTGAACCTGTTCGTCGATGGCGTCAGCTTCCAGGGCGATGTACCCAGCCTGACCCTGCCCAAACTCACCCTGAAGATGGAAGAACACCGCCCCGGCGGCATGGACATGCCGGTCGAGATGGACCTGGGCATGGAGAAGCAGGAAGCGGCGTTCACCACCACTGGCGTACGCCGTGAAGCGCTGAAGTTCTTCGGCCTGGCCGATGGCAGCGGCTTCAATGGCACTTTCCGCGGCGCCTTCAAGGGCCTCAAGGGCAAGATCAACCCGGTGGTGGTGACCCTGCGTGGCACCCTGAAGGAAATCGACATGGGCGACTGGAAGTCCGGCGACAAGGCCGAGATCAAGCACAGTGTCGGCCTGACCTACTACAAGCTCGAAGTCGATGGCCGCCTGATCTACGAGATCGACGCACTGGGCATGAAGCGGGTGATCGATGGCGTCGACCAGCTGGCTGCCCAGCGCGCCGCGCTCGGCTTGTAA
- a CDS encoding phage tail sheath family protein — protein sequence MSGFFHGVTVTNVDTGARSIALPSSSIIGLVDTFTEGAGVTAKANDLVLITSEREAVAAFGENAAITKACRAIYTRAKAVIVACGVAKLDDAAEQTAAIIGSVQADGKRTGLQALLDGKSRFNAQPRLLAAPRHSATQAVGTALVALADKLRGIAIIDGPNTTDEAALDYAKNFGAKRAFLVDPGVQYWDNGEEATVDAPGSAWVAGLFAWTDSEYGFWASPSNKEFVGITGTTRPVEFLDGDDSCRANLLNNAKIATIIRDDGFRLWGNRTLSSDPKWAFVTRVRTMDIVMDAILYGHKWAVDRAITATYVKDVTEGLQAFMRDLKNQGAIINFEVFADPELNTASQLEQGKVYWNIRFTDVPPAENPNFRVEVTNQWLTEVLDSAA from the coding sequence ATGAGTGGATTCTTCCACGGCGTCACCGTAACCAATGTCGACACCGGCGCCCGCAGCATCGCGCTGCCTTCTTCCTCGATCATCGGCCTGGTCGACACCTTCACCGAAGGCGCTGGCGTCACGGCCAAGGCCAACGACCTGGTGCTGATCACCAGCGAACGTGAAGCCGTCGCCGCCTTCGGCGAAAACGCCGCCATCACCAAGGCCTGCCGGGCCATCTACACCCGCGCCAAGGCGGTCATCGTCGCCTGTGGCGTGGCCAAGCTGGACGATGCAGCGGAGCAGACCGCCGCGATCATCGGCAGCGTGCAGGCCGACGGCAAGCGCACCGGCCTGCAAGCGCTGCTCGACGGCAAGAGCCGCTTCAACGCCCAGCCGCGCCTGCTGGCCGCACCACGCCACAGCGCCACCCAGGCGGTCGGCACCGCCCTGGTAGCGCTGGCTGACAAGCTGCGCGGCATCGCCATCATCGACGGCCCCAACACCACTGATGAGGCAGCCCTCGACTACGCCAAGAACTTCGGCGCCAAGCGCGCCTTCCTGGTCGACCCGGGCGTGCAGTACTGGGACAACGGCGAGGAGGCCACCGTCGATGCGCCGGGCTCAGCCTGGGTCGCGGGCCTGTTCGCCTGGACCGACAGCGAATACGGCTTCTGGGCCTCGCCGTCGAACAAGGAGTTCGTCGGCATCACCGGCACCACCCGCCCGGTGGAGTTCCTCGATGGCGACGACAGCTGCCGCGCCAACCTGCTGAACAACGCCAAAATCGCCACCATCATCCGCGACGACGGCTTCCGCCTGTGGGGCAACCGCACCTTGTCCAGCGATCCGAAATGGGCCTTCGTCACCCGCGTGCGGACCATGGACATCGTCATGGACGCGATCCTCTACGGCCACAAGTGGGCGGTCGACCGCGCCATCACTGCCACCTACGTCAAGGACGTCACCGAAGGCCTGCAGGCCTTCATGCGCGACCTGAAGAACCAGGGCGCGATCATCAACTTCGAGGTCTTCGCCGACCCGGAGCTGAACACGGCCAGCCAGCTCGAACAGGGCAAGGTGTACTGGAACATCCGCTTCACCGACGTGCCGCCTGCCGAAAACCCCAATTTCCGCGTTGAAGTCACTAACCAATGGCTGACCGAAGTCCTCGATTCCGCCGCTTAA
- a CDS encoding phage tail assembly chaperone — translation MWARIANGQVMEVTDINPVDRYHSDLVWEKCTLETMPGWQVVEGGYVPPSVTAESESNLALRMWRDYQLQSGEWLVMRHRDELAMNISTSLTSQQYTELLTYRQSLRDWPASSMFPDSSSKPEPPVWIALQSQ, via the coding sequence ATGTGGGCACGAATTGCAAACGGTCAGGTGATGGAAGTTACCGATATCAATCCAGTCGACCGCTACCATTCCGACCTTGTCTGGGAAAAGTGTACTCTTGAGACGATGCCAGGTTGGCAAGTTGTCGAGGGAGGTTATGTTCCCCCCTCTGTCACGGCTGAAAGTGAGTCGAATTTAGCGTTACGCATGTGGCGTGATTATCAGCTGCAATCTGGTGAATGGCTAGTGATGCGTCATCGCGATGAGCTCGCAATGAATATCAGTACTTCGCTGACGTCTCAGCAATACACCGAGCTTCTCACCTACAGACAGAGTCTTCGTGATTGGCCAGCTTCTTCAATGTTCCCTGACTCCTCATCGAAGCCTGAACCACCGGTTTGGATTGCTCTGCAATCACAGTAA
- a CDS encoding phage tail protein: MVDQTSQFYAILTNVGAAKQANADALGIAWKITQMGVGDANGTDPTPNATQTSLINEWRRAPLNQLKVDDRNSAIIIAEQVIPADVGGKWIREIALFDADGDMVAVANCAPTYKPLLSQGSGRTQVVRMNLVVSSASNVQLKIDPAVVLATREWVTEELARQDFKHSVLAATTANINLSGLQTIDGVALVTGARVLVKNQMAPKDNGIYEAAVGGWSRSSDADTDAKVTPGLLIVVERGVANSDSAWQLVSDGPINVGVSAQAYEMAFGRSGITAGTYRSVTVDKYGRVIAATNPTTVAGYGLTDVLTASQVNSALSLKSNLASPVFTGIPSGPTAAPDDSSTQLATTEFVKQLGLNLPSIGAGLSDGQTLSQAHAGKYSTMAGVGSWVGTLYLPESGISKGSVFIVSVGSGYGTLTVNAPRSGKGYIAVGSTAYAAVTVTHLDPPLILTCISDGIYALVAGGAMSATSVHFPFRGRALYTKAGTYQWQVPANVTRVLVDIRGAGGSGAFGPAETGAGGGGGGGICNRICLVTPGTSITVTVGAGGKAVSVLNTVGFSGGTSSFGAFCSSTGGEGGTLFNGAGGGIGVGGDFNASLGAGSPPVRNTNNSGAWGGPGGGGESIYAASDFVTPTQPGMGGAGRTISSSQPGADGCVFITY, translated from the coding sequence ATGGTTGACCAGACTTCTCAGTTCTACGCCATCCTCACCAATGTGGGCGCGGCGAAACAAGCCAACGCGGATGCCTTGGGCATCGCATGGAAAATCACCCAGATGGGTGTCGGCGACGCCAACGGCACCGACCCCACCCCCAACGCCACCCAGACCAGCCTGATCAACGAATGGCGCCGCGCACCGTTGAACCAGCTGAAAGTGGATGACAGGAACAGCGCGATCATCATTGCCGAGCAGGTCATCCCGGCGGATGTCGGCGGCAAATGGATCCGCGAGATCGCGCTTTTCGATGCCGATGGCGACATGGTGGCCGTGGCCAACTGTGCGCCTACTTATAAGCCGCTGCTCAGCCAGGGCTCGGGACGTACCCAGGTGGTGCGGATGAACCTGGTGGTCAGTAGTGCCAGCAACGTGCAGTTGAAGATTGATCCGGCGGTGGTGCTGGCTACGCGGGAGTGGGTGACCGAGGAGCTGGCACGGCAGGATTTTAAGCATTCTGTGTTGGCTGCAACTACAGCGAACATCAACTTGAGCGGTTTACAGACGATAGATGGCGTGGCACTTGTCACGGGCGCACGGGTACTGGTGAAGAACCAGATGGCCCCTAAGGACAATGGCATCTACGAAGCTGCAGTAGGGGGGTGGAGTCGCAGCAGCGACGCTGATACCGATGCCAAAGTGACCCCGGGATTATTGATAGTGGTAGAGCGGGGTGTAGCCAATAGCGACAGTGCCTGGCAGCTGGTCAGCGACGGGCCGATTAATGTGGGAGTCAGCGCGCAAGCGTATGAAATGGCTTTCGGGCGCAGTGGCATTACGGCGGGAACGTATCGCAGTGTCACCGTCGACAAATATGGCCGTGTGATCGCGGCAACTAACCCAACCACGGTAGCAGGCTATGGTCTGACAGATGTTCTTACAGCGTCTCAAGTTAATAGTGCGCTCAGTCTGAAGTCTAACCTGGCCAGCCCGGTATTCACGGGTATTCCCAGCGGTCCAACCGCAGCCCCGGATGACAGCAGTACTCAATTGGCCACAACGGAGTTCGTCAAGCAGCTGGGGCTTAATTTGCCAAGTATTGGAGCTGGGCTATCGGACGGGCAAACCTTGAGTCAGGCTCATGCTGGCAAGTATTCCACCATGGCCGGAGTGGGTAGTTGGGTCGGCACCTTGTATCTTCCAGAATCGGGTATATCAAAAGGATCTGTTTTCATCGTGTCGGTAGGCTCCGGATACGGAACACTTACGGTGAACGCTCCTCGTTCCGGTAAAGGGTACATCGCTGTTGGCTCAACAGCCTATGCGGCAGTGACCGTTACGCATTTAGACCCGCCGCTAATCTTGACCTGCATTTCCGACGGCATCTATGCACTAGTTGCAGGTGGTGCGATGAGTGCCACCAGCGTTCACTTTCCTTTCCGTGGTCGAGCGCTCTATACCAAGGCTGGTACTTACCAATGGCAAGTACCAGCCAATGTAACACGAGTACTTGTTGATATTCGCGGAGCAGGGGGGAGCGGAGCATTCGGGCCTGCTGAGACAGGTGCCGGCGGCGGCGGCGGTGGCGGAATCTGCAACCGTATCTGCCTTGTTACACCTGGGACAAGCATTACGGTAACAGTTGGTGCTGGTGGCAAAGCTGTGAGTGTCCTAAATACGGTAGGTTTTAGCGGAGGCACTTCGTCGTTCGGTGCGTTTTGTTCCTCGACCGGAGGCGAAGGGGGCACGCTATTCAACGGAGCAGGTGGCGGTATAGGGGTTGGTGGAGACTTCAACGCCTCCTTGGGGGCTGGCTCGCCGCCTGTACGCAATACTAATAACTCTGGTGCTTGGGGCGGGCCTGGCGGGGGCGGGGAGTCAATTTATGCCGCCTCTGATTTTGTCACCCCGACGCAGCCGGGCATGGGCGGTGCCGGTCGGACAATTAGCAGTTCGCAGCCTGGCGCCGATGGCTGCGTGTTCATCACTTACTGA